The Rhodopirellula halodulae DNA segment TCCGCCCCCAATTGGGCGAACGCCTGAGCCATCTCGCACCCAATCGGCCCCGCCCCGATCACGCCGAGACGTTTGGGAAGCTCGGTCAATGAAAACAGCGATTCGTTCGTCAAATAATCAACCTGATCGAGGCCCGGAATGGACGGTGCCGCCGCGCGAGCTCCCGTCGCAATGACCGCACGTTTGAACGGGATTTGAGTCTCGCCCACCTTCAGAGTTTGATCGTCGACGAAGCTGGCTTGACCAAAATAAACATCGACTCCTAGCTCGCGAAAACGTTTGGCTGAATCGTTGCGGCTGATCTTCGCCCGCAACTCTCGCATGCGACGCATCACCCCCGCGAAATCGACGTTCACCTCACCCGTGAGTTCGATGTGAAATTGATTGGAATGTCGTAACTGCGAAGCAACGCGAGCGGCACTGATCAACGCCTTGGACGGAACACATCCGACGTTCAAACAATCACCGCCCATCAGGTCTCGTTCGATCAGCGCGACCCGGGCTCCCAAACCCGCCGCACCAGCCGCCGTCACCAACCCGGCCGTGCCCGCACCAATCACCACCAAATGGTACGGCTGGTTCGGAGTCGGGTTCTGCCAATCATCTGGGTGCACGTTGGACTGCAACTGCTGATTGAATTCGTCATGGGGCTGCAGTGTGTTCATCAGTCACTCATCGAATCATTTGGTTGTGCTGCCGAACCTCGACAACATACATTTCTTGAAATTCTGCTACACGTACTCGCTACCCCGGGGACTTCAACCACTGGTTGAGCTGATCTTCGATCGTGGATTGATTTTGCACGACCCACACCGTCAGCGGCACGATCACGGCGGCGACACCGAACAACCACCACAATGTCCCTCGCGACGAGGCTTGGTCACTCGAATTCGTGTGTCGCCGCGACTCCACTTGATCGACCACGTCTCCATCGCGCAGTTCACCCTGTGGTTCATTCTGCGTGCCCATGTCGCCAACAGTCTGCTCGCTCAGTTGCCGCCTCGCCAAACGCGTCACATAAACCGTCACCGCAATCGTTGCTAACAAACCCACCCCGAGCAAAACCCATTCCGCGGTGGTTCGGTCTCGGTCACCACCAACCGCGGCCCCCGTTACGTGGCCCAAATACACGTAGAGGAAAGTCCCCGGCATCATCGCAATCCAGCTCGTCAAAACATACGGGCCGAATCGAATGGGCGTTAACCCGTAGAGGTAGTTCTGCAAATTGAAGGGAAGCGCCGGAGATAGACGCAGCAAGCCGACAATCTTCCACCCGCCTTCACCGATCGCTCGATCGATCGCCGCGAATCGGGGATTGGATTTCGCAACTTGTGCAACCTTCTCCCGTGCCACATAGCGGGTGATCAAAAAGGCAAGGGCTGCCCCAACCGTGGATCCGATCGACACCACCACCATTCCAATTACCAACCCAAACAAAGCCCCGGCCGCCAACGTCAAAATGGTCCCGGGAACAAACAATACGGTTGCCACGATGTAGAGCAGCACCAGAACCAACGGGCCCCAAACACCCAAGGTCCGCACCCAATCATTCAGCGATTCCATGAGCTGGCCCAGCGGCAGCGAGCGAACCATCAAGAGACAGCAGATGGCGATCACGGCGATGCAGCCCCATCGGACCAAAGTGTCGCTCTTCATCAAGGCAGATTCTCTCGGGCCGACGAAACAGGAACGTTTGGGCGCCACATGAACGGTTGGAAAGGGAAGTCGCACACAAACGATAGAAAACAGAATAGCCGACGCCCAAACGCCAACGCGGTTGCCTGCTAACTCCCGGTGGAATGGACGCCCAACCGCGAATTCCGCCGATTGCCAGCAAAACAACTCATTGACACATCAAGACATTCCGATATATTGAACATAAGCAACCAAAGGAGACAACATGGCCTCAAAAACCCAAACGAAATCAGAACCAACGTCCAAACCGAGAGGAGGCGTGGATTGCTTCACCGAAGCCGCCGAATGCCTCAAAGTCTTGGCACACCCGGTGCGTCTGCGAGTGGTGCAGCTCTTGCTTCACGGGCGTTTCACCGTCGGTGAATTGGCGGAAGACTGTCAAATTGCTGACAATGCCATGTCCGATCACCTGCGGTTGCTGCAGCGATGCGGTTTCCTGAACAGTGAACGTGATGGCCGGCGAGTTTACTACCAAATCGCGGAACCTCACCTGCAGCAATTGATGGGGTGTGTGGAAAGCCGGTTTCTTCCCGCTGACGCCTGACCGGTCACCCGGACCCGCCAACAACGAATTTTCAGTGCGGTTCACGCCGCACTCTTATTTGCACAAACACATCAAACAATCACGACATTTCGATACGAAACACACGAAAGGGCATCCGATATGAAAACCATTGATGTCAAACAATGCGCCGAACAACTGCGTCAAAGCAACGCGGAATTGATTGACGTTCGAACGCCAGTCGAATTTCGCGAAGTGCATGCCGAAGGCGCCACCAACATTCCACTGGATCGTTTGGATCCGAAAGCCTTCGTCGATTCGCGAAATGGCAACTCGGGGCAACCGTTCTACGTCATCTGCCGCAGCGGAAACCGCTCGACTCAAGCTGCCCAGCGTTTCCTAGACGCGGGTATCAACGAGGTGGTCAACGTCGAAGGTGGAACCTCCGCTTGGGAATCGGCTGGGTTGCCAGTCCAACGTGGCAAGAAAGCCATTTCACTCGAGCGGCAAGTCCGCATCGCCGCCGGTTTGCTGGTCATCGTCGGGGTCTTGCTGGCGATGTTCATTCATCCTTGCTTCATGGGCCTGTCGGCCTTCGTCGGTGCCGGACTCGTTTTCGCGGGCGTCACGGACACCTGCGGAATGGGTATGTTGTTGGCCAAGATGCCATGGAACCAATGTTCCTCAACGGGATCTTGTTCCGTCTAAAAAATTTCGCGTCGTCTCCCGAACTTGCGTTCCACAGAGCCGATTTGCACCCTTTCTTGCCGCCTCACACTCAATCGATTCCCTTCTGTTTGGAGACCAACAATGAGTCACACCAAAACCATTGAAAACTTGCAACGTGCGTTGTCCATGGAACTGACGGCCACGCATCAATACCAACTCCACGCTTGCGTGTTGGATGATTGGGGAATGGGATTGCTCGCTTCGAAGATGCGAGAGGAATTGCATGAGGAACTGGGACACTCCGAGGAATTTCTCAACCGCATTCTCTTCTTGAAAGGCGAACCCAAACTGGACATGCAAAAGACGCCGGTCCAAGCGAAATCGCTGAAGGAGATGTTTCAATCTGACTTGGCCGACGAACAGGAAGCCATCGAGTTTTACACGACGGCTTCGATCCAAGCCGCTGAAGATCGTGACATTGGAACGCGACAACTCTTTGAACGCATCGCGGTGGACGAAGAAGGCCACGCCGGTTGGCTGGAATTGCAACTGGATCTGTTGGAACGCATGGGCGAACCCGCTTACATCGCCAAGCACATGCCTGCTGACGGTTCTTAAAACGGACAACTCGCATGGCATTTTCAAATGCCATGCGATGTCACTGCCGCCGTGCGGGACGTCGCAGATCCACCGTTTGCGGACGTTGGAGCACACCGTCCTGCACGTCCCGCAACGGCTGGGCCACCACGCCACCAAAGCGTGCTTCGGTGACGATGACCGGTCGACGGTTGACGAAGCAAATCACCGCCAAACAACTGTGTGGTTTTGGCTCGGGTTCATCGGCGTGGGCATAGTAGAGTCCGCCCGAAAAACTGACGTTCCCGAATGTCAGACGCCGCCCATCGCCATCTTCTGCCAGCCCCAAGCATTCCGAACAAAGGTACCACGGGTACCGAGGCACGCTTCGCTGAGATGCGCCGCACACCGGACAATGATGGTCCGGCCATTCACCGGTCGGCGTTTTCTTGTCCTCGATCGGCTGCTCATCAACCGTGAAATTCTGCACTAACGAACGGACGGACGAATCCGAAGATCGAAAGCTGACAATCTGCACATCCAGATCAGCGGATCGGTACTGCCGGCAAGCCCGTTCAATGGCGTCCAAGATCCACTGGCGGTCATTCCCAAACGCGCCACCACCCAGCAGCGTTAGGAACACGTCTCGATTGCCGGTCTGCGACGCGTTCAAGATCCCCACCGCCAATGTGGCCTCGTACGCCGCCTCCAAAATCAACCGTGCAAACCGTTCCCACTTGGCGGTTGGCAATCGCCTGTACGCGACCGGAAGTGCGGAACAATAGACTTGCGTGACCAAGTGCGTTCGTTGCTGAAGAGTCACCTGGGTGCTCCACTGCACACCGATCGCCAGCTTCGACCGCAGCTCGTCACGCTGCGCGGTCGACATCGCCGCAATCATTCGATCGACTTCGTCTAAACCATGTTGACTGGGCAAAGCATAACCGTTTCGCATTTCCCACAATCGCCCATCGCCATTCCCCAGCAACTGTCCGATCGATTGCAAACAGTCGATTTGACGGTTCCCGGATTGGCCTCGCTTACCGTCCAATTCGACAAAATAATTGCGGACGATGGTCCCGGCACCGCAAGCGATGGCACACGCCGGCCCTTGTGTTCGATCACGTTCGTAGATGCCGACCCCGCGGTCCGGCGTGACCTCCGGTGACACCATTTCTAATAAATTGAATTGAGACGCCACCTGGAATGTCGCTCCCGCATTTGCTGACTCCACATGCAACTCACGGGCATCCCCGACTCGCTCGCGAAGACGAATTGGGGACGTGCCACCACCGAGAGCAGCGACACGTTTCCTTAGATCCTTCAGTGAAACAACTTCTAACTTTCCCGCTTGGTAACAACGACCATTTCCTTGCGAGTAAAGCATGTTGCCTTGGAAGGTCAACGACTCGCGAACCTGATCCGGTGACCGTTCGCGAAATCCGGTCAACCGTTCGAACCAGTCTTGTCGGTCCAAGGATCGATCGCTCGCCAATTCGTCGCATTGCATAGGGTCTTGTGACAACGTTCTATCTTCTTGCTATGTCAATCAGTTCAAGGCGATCTGGATACGGGAAATCCATTCGCCCCGATCGCCGCAAGTTCATGTGAGCTCACGTGGCAGATATCGTGACAGATTCCCTCGTCGTCCGACGCGAATTTCGTTCAGCCCGAGAAAACTTGCAAGCTCTCGCAAAGCGATCGCGAGCGAATCGGCGACCTCGCCAGGGTGCTCGTCTGGTTCGTGAAAGCAAGCTTTGGCGAGCAACGTCCCCGACGCTCGATCCGCTTTGACATCCACGCGGCCCGCCAACCGGTCATTCAACAAGTAAGGCAAAACGTAGTAGCCATACTTTCGTTTCGATTCCGGCGTATAGATCTCGATCTTGTAGTCAAAGCCGAATAACCGTTTGGCTCGCGGACGAAACCACACCACGGGATCAAACGGAGTCAGCAACGTGTTGACTGAAATGGATTTCGGACAACTTGTTCCTGGGATCCAGTACGCATCTTCCTCCCATCCGTCGACCGTCACCAATTGCAAACGCTGCTCGTCCACCAGTTCTTTTAGCAGTGGCCGAGCCTCGGGCATCCGAATCCGAAAGTAGTCCGCTAGATCGGTCGCGGTCCCAATCCCATGAGCCTTGGCCCCGATGAGCAACAGTTGCTTCTGCGCGTCCCGTCGTGCCATCGGTTCAATTGAACGGACCGGTTCCGGGATCAGCCGTTCCGGAACATCGTAGTGCGAAACAAAACTGCGATCGCGATGGCAGATGTTGATTCGCCCGGTCGTGTACAACCATTCCAACGTCCGTTTCCCAATGGATCCTCCCCACCAAGTCCCGGTTTTCTGTCCGGGGTTCGAAAGATCGCGAACCGAGATGGCTCCGACTTGTCGTACTTCCTCGAGTACCTGCTGGACGTACTCCGGGTGCTCTTCCTCGATCTTGGCTCGCCCCCAACGATTCTCTTCGAAGCGATGAGCCAACAGTGGCCGCGTGGACACGGGAGTGATCGAAGCTTCATGTCCCACGTATTCCAGATTTTCACCGCTCCGCCACAACCACGTGTCCAGTTTTTCACGATCGTAATTTCCCAATCGCGAAAACATCGGCAGGAAGTGCGACCGACAAACCACGTTGACGGAGTCCAATTGCAAAACTTGCATCCGATCCAAGGCTCGCCGAAAGTGGCGGGCGGTCACCGGCCCCGTGGGGCGTTTGTCTCGAAAGCCTTGAGACGCCAGCGCAATGCGGCGTGTCTGTTCGATCGAGAATTGTCGGGTTTTCATACGACGCAACGTCCCGCGGGCGGGCTCTCCAGTCACGGGCGAGTCAGGTGAGTCACCCGTTATCGAACATGCAATGGGCTGAGTCCATCCGACGCATGGGATCGGCGAACCAGAAGAGCACCGACCACTTGCGAAGCTGTGATACGCTGGAGGAATTCATCGCTAAGAAGTGCATCAATGGGTTTTGCTGCCAACAGGTTTTCGTTGCCAACACCTTTCGACGTGACATTTGTTTGATCCCCGATTCACATGAACGATTCCCATAAAAACGCCCTTGGTCGAGCCACCGAACAAGCGATGGGCATGAGCCAGGCCACTTGGGAGCGTCACGCGAACCCGTGGAGCGGCTGGACTCGTGTTGCCATCTTTCCATTGTTAACGCTTGCGATCTGGAGCCGCGTCTGGATTGGATGGTGGTCCGTGACCTGCGTCGCAATCGTCGCGATATGGATCTGGCTCAATCCGCGAGTGTTCCCACCGCCTCAATCGGTCGACAACTGGATGTCACGGGGCGTGCTGGGGGAGCAAATTTGGTTGCGCCAGCGGGACGCACTGGCGAGCCACCACCGACACGTCATTCGATCCACCATCACGATCGCATCCGTCGGCGCATTGGTTTGGTTGATCGGTGTGACCACGCTGAATCTAACCGCGACGCTCACTGGCATGGTGGCATCGATGCTGGGCAAACTCTGGTTCATTGACCGAATGGTTTGGCTGCAACGCGAAGCGGAAGCTTCCGAACCGAGTTCAAACAGATTGCCACTTCCTTTCCACAACACAGCAACATCGCACGTGAACCTTTCATCCACCGTCGCCTATCAAACAGAACCTGATTTAAGTGTTGATGAATTCATTCAGGTGCTGCAACGATCCACGCTTTCCGAACGTCGGCCAGCCGATCGCTCACGTTTGGAAACGATGTTGCGCCGTGCGGATTTGATCGTCACCGCTCGGACCGAGTTGGGAAAAATCATCGGAATTTCACGTGCGATTTCTGACTTCAGCTACTGCACCTATTTGTCCGATCTCGCCGTCGACCAGGACTACCAGAAACGTGGCATCGGCCAGCAACTCATCCGCCGGACACATGTTCACGCGGGACTGCAGACCACGTTGATTTTGCTTTCGGCACCGTCGGCTCAAACGTATTACCCTCACATCGGCATGCATCCACATGATTCCTGTTGGGTCATTCGCTCGGACCAATGACACGAATCTGAATCCGTTAAAGACGCTGCGAAGGACACAGAATGGGATCACGGAGCCTGAGCCCCATGCAATCTTGGCCGGCATCCTTTCGGCCTTCATGGCATGAGTCATCAGCGGTAGGGTATTGGGAAAACGAAATCGCCCGACCGAACCCATTCGCCTCGAGGAGTCACCGCATCATGTTTTGCATGCCACGACATCCAGCCATTTCCCTCAGCATGCTTCGCGTGCTGTGCTCCACTTGGATCGCAGCCATTTGTCTGGTTGGTTCAACGTGCTTGGCGCAAGATTCCGATTCGAAAGAGGCCTCCGCCGAAACGCCCAAGCCGGCTCCGCTGACGACGGCCGATCCACAGGTGCCGCTGGACAATTTGAAGGTGATGGTCAAACCGCTGACTCAAGATGAGCTTGCGATCGAGGCCGACGCTTGGTTTGAATTGCTTAAGAGCAAAGCTCGCCAGATTGCGGTCGTCAAACTGAGTGTCAAGAAGACCAGCGAAGCACTCGATGCCGACGATCAACAAACAGCATCGAAATCACTGGAAGAAGCCGAAAAGGTTCGGCATCTGGCAGACGACGCGGCGGAACGCACGAAGCAATCTGTCACGCAAGCCGCCAAAGAGAACCTGGGTATCACAGAAGACGATGCCAATGGCACAGACGCGACCAATGAGGATGCCAACGAAGAAGACGCGGAAACCATCGACCAGGACAGCTCCACCGAATCAGCCGATGACGGTGTCACGCCGACGGCAAATGCCGCCGCGGAAATGAAAACGGAATTGCTGGAGGACATCACGGTCCTGCAAGACGAACGCACCTCGTTGAGCGACCGGCTTTCTGTTGTGCTGGATTCCTGGGAGGCCAAGGGCGGGGAGGTGGAAAGCTATCGCCAGTACATCGTGGCGGTCTCCGGAGTCGAATTCGACACGACGGATGCGGAAGCGGCTTGGTCGACGGTGGTCGGATGGTTCATTTCCAAAGAGGGCGGCCAACGTTGGGCGTGGAACATCCTGAAGTTCGTTCTAATCTTGTTGATTGCCTATGTGCTTTCAAAGATTTTGGCCGGCATGGTGAATTGGTTGCTGGAAAGAAAGATCCATCTCTCGCAACTGGCGGAGCGATTGATCGCGAACACGATCCGCAATGTGTTGCTCGCAGTTGGATTCGCCGTGGCTCTGACGGCGTTGGAAGTGGACATCGCGCCGATCCTGGCCGCGATCGGGGCGACCGGCTTGGTTGTCGGCTTGGCATTGCAAGACACCCTGAGCAACTTTGCCAGCGGATTGATGATCTTGGTCAATCGTCCGTTTGACGTCGGCGATGTGGTCAACGCGGGAGGCGTGACCGGGAAAGTGCATCAAATGAATCTGGTGTCCACCACCTTTCATACCTTCGACAACCAAACGATCTACGTTCCCAACAACGAGATCTGGAACAACGTGATCACCAACATCACCGCCAACGACAAACGTCGTGTCGACATGGAGTTTGGGATTGGATACAGCGATGATTTCGAAGAAGCCGAACAAATCATCACTGATGTTGTGAAGGCTCACGAACTGGTGCTCAGCGATCCCGAACCCGTCGTCGTCACCCACGCGCTGGCCGACTCTTCGGTCAACATTGTCTGTCGCCCCTGGGCCGCCACGACCGATTGGTGGCAGGTCAAAACGGAGGTGACACGCGAGGTCAAACGACGCTTTGACGCGGCCGGAATCTCCATCCCATTCCCACAGCAGGACGTTCACATCTACCAAACCAGTGCACCGAATGGGAACGAGTAGGCAGTGGATCTCTCATGCGTATGACACGCCGCCAAAGGCGGATTGGCCAACGCAGCTTTCACGAAGCGAATGGCGACATTATTGCGTTCGGGACCGAATCGGTCGGACAGATCGCTCGCATCGCGCGACCGCTTCACTCAAGGTTGCCAATCAACATCAGCGATGACGCGTACCAGGTATGCCCCTGGTACTTTTCGGGCTTTTGGTCGATGTCGGCTTGATTGCGTTCAAACAAGATTTCTCGTTTGTCCAATTCGGCTGGAGTGAGTTCGATTCGGACGGTATGTCGACCGGGCATCAAATCCGAACCGAGGTTCAATGTCGCCATGCGGTGATAGGTGCAGTAGCCATCGATTCGATTGCGTGTCTGCTGTTTGCCATCCAGTTCGATCCGAACTTGCCCACCATCCGGCCCCAGCAAATCAAACACGCCCGCGTTGATCCCGTTGAAAGTGAATTCAATCGCAGCGCCGGGTTCTTTGGCTTGATACAAGACCGACATATTGCGTTGGAAACGCTTGGCCAAACCGTCGTTCGAATCAAGCTTTTGCCATGCCCCGCTCAGCATCTCCGGCGTGATAGGAACCATCTTTGCTCCCTGCCAGTTGTCGTCCCGTAGCGGTTGCTTGAGTTCGTGAGCTTTTGCCGAACCGCTTGCCTTCGAAATCGCAGGCCACGATCGGA contains these protein-coding regions:
- a CDS encoding TVP38/TMEM64 family protein, giving the protein MKSDTLVRWGCIAVIAICCLLMVRSLPLGQLMESLNDWVRTLGVWGPLVLVLLYIVATVLFVPGTILTLAAGALFGLVIGMVVVSIGSTVGAALAFLITRYVAREKVAQVAKSNPRFAAIDRAIGEGGWKIVGLLRLSPALPFNLQNYLYGLTPIRFGPYVLTSWIAMMPGTFLYVYLGHVTGAAVGGDRDRTTAEWVLLGVGLLATIAVTVYVTRLARRQLSEQTVGDMGTQNEPQGELRDGDVVDQVESRRHTNSSDQASSRGTLWWLFGVAAVIVPLTVWVVQNQSTIEDQLNQWLKSPG
- a CDS encoding ArsR/SmtB family transcription factor, coding for MASKTQTKSEPTSKPRGGVDCFTEAAECLKVLAHPVRLRVVQLLLHGRFTVGELAEDCQIADNAMSDHLRLLQRCGFLNSERDGRRVYYQIAEPHLQQLMGCVESRFLPADA
- a CDS encoding rhodanese-like domain-containing protein; this translates as MKTIDVKQCAEQLRQSNAELIDVRTPVEFREVHAEGATNIPLDRLDPKAFVDSRNGNSGQPFYVICRSGNRSTQAAQRFLDAGINEVVNVEGGTSAWESAGLPVQRGKKAISLERQVRIAAGLLVIVGVLLAMFIHPCFMGLSAFVGAGLVFAGVTDTCGMGMLLAKMPWNQCSSTGSCSV
- a CDS encoding bacterioferritin, translated to MSHTKTIENLQRALSMELTATHQYQLHACVLDDWGMGLLASKMREELHEELGHSEEFLNRILFLKGEPKLDMQKTPVQAKSLKEMFQSDLADEQEAIEFYTTASIQAAEDRDIGTRQLFERIAVDEEGHAGWLELQLDLLERMGEPAYIAKHMPADGS
- a CDS encoding winged helix-turn-helix domain-containing protein: MKTRQFSIEQTRRIALASQGFRDKRPTGPVTARHFRRALDRMQVLQLDSVNVVCRSHFLPMFSRLGNYDREKLDTWLWRSGENLEYVGHEASITPVSTRPLLAHRFEENRWGRAKIEEEHPEYVQQVLEEVRQVGAISVRDLSNPGQKTGTWWGGSIGKRTLEWLYTTGRINICHRDRSFVSHYDVPERLIPEPVRSIEPMARRDAQKQLLLIGAKAHGIGTATDLADYFRIRMPEARPLLKELVDEQRLQLVTVDGWEEDAYWIPGTSCPKSISVNTLLTPFDPVVWFRPRAKRLFGFDYKIEIYTPESKRKYGYYVLPYLLNDRLAGRVDVKADRASGTLLAKACFHEPDEHPGEVADSLAIALRELASFLGLNEIRVGRRGNLSRYLPRELT
- a CDS encoding GNAT family N-acetyltransferase, translating into MNDSHKNALGRATEQAMGMSQATWERHANPWSGWTRVAIFPLLTLAIWSRVWIGWWSVTCVAIVAIWIWLNPRVFPPPQSVDNWMSRGVLGEQIWLRQRDALASHHRHVIRSTITIASVGALVWLIGVTTLNLTATLTGMVASMLGKLWFIDRMVWLQREAEASEPSSNRLPLPFHNTATSHVNLSSTVAYQTEPDLSVDEFIQVLQRSTLSERRPADRSRLETMLRRADLIVTARTELGKIIGISRAISDFSYCTYLSDLAVDQDYQKRGIGQQLIRRTHVHAGLQTTLILLSAPSAQTYYPHIGMHPHDSCWVIRSDQ
- a CDS encoding mechanosensitive ion channel family protein — its product is MPRHPAISLSMLRVLCSTWIAAICLVGSTCLAQDSDSKEASAETPKPAPLTTADPQVPLDNLKVMVKPLTQDELAIEADAWFELLKSKARQIAVVKLSVKKTSEALDADDQQTASKSLEEAEKVRHLADDAAERTKQSVTQAAKENLGITEDDANGTDATNEDANEEDAETIDQDSSTESADDGVTPTANAAAEMKTELLEDITVLQDERTSLSDRLSVVLDSWEAKGGEVESYRQYIVAVSGVEFDTTDAEAAWSTVVGWFISKEGGQRWAWNILKFVLILLIAYVLSKILAGMVNWLLERKIHLSQLAERLIANTIRNVLLAVGFAVALTALEVDIAPILAAIGATGLVVGLALQDTLSNFASGLMILVNRPFDVGDVVNAGGVTGKVHQMNLVSTTFHTFDNQTIYVPNNEIWNNVITNITANDKRRVDMEFGIGYSDDFEEAEQIITDVVKAHELVLSDPEPVVVTHALADSSVNIVCRPWAATTDWWQVKTEVTREVKRRFDAAGISIPFPQQDVHIYQTSAPNGNE